In a genomic window of Magnolia sinica isolate HGM2019 chromosome 14, MsV1, whole genome shotgun sequence:
- the LOC131226316 gene encoding methyl-CpG-binding domain-containing protein 13 isoform X2, whose protein sequence is MEDSQGLLPAGWIIEIKTRKNGSQAGKCYKCYIDLLTGRKFYSKEAVSRYLKSRKLDSEKSGPRKQRKINCEASKSKNKRKLDSETYKSKNLRKLGSETSKPKNKRKLNSETSKPKKKRKLNGETSKPKKKRKLDGETSGPKNKKTYTPCPDNVASQNESWPDCLPPGWTKEIKYRNRIGAGFRRDMYYTDPVTGFIFRSKVDVLRYLETGELGKDAKPKKQSISNTRSIGNKFSSPVAAKQEKSGRRVAAKQEKSARRCLFDSDRLNSDGKTTEKIGTSPLGVQGESGHSKRRQSERIQAAQIMEKESPELEDGKQPSKSLENGLPLEYEDNHQQQPETRVLSKLEDKKLLKNAVPMESEDKKLQTNGWTLECKDKKLSENVGPSESEGMTLLEDGLLLKSVDKNPLSKDKLPENGPLLKSAGKKLLKNAALLKSTKKKLGKRELMKSKNKKQMDTGPQMESVDKKQKDTGPRMEAKDEKPLDDGLVNANEVPPESEEKKLKRELMKSKDKKQMDTGLQMESVDKKQKDTGPRMEAKDEKPLDDGLANANKVPPESEEKKLKRELMKSKDKKQMDTGPQMESVDKKQKDTGPRMEAKDAKPLDVGLANANKVPPESEEKKLLQNEVEKREAKSTRAHSRKAKAGKVSILPQRASKRLAGLEANLVVFQNPDLACRLATKQKVGPAPPASGATEACQTGKVEAEKPTVIEAEKPIPDEAEKPADGNVPQSPLVLPFGDSWPDPCLEFAFKTLTGDIPMDTLEIEGYFQQQLGMAQPQSPGCDSLFEPQVLLGPSNGSLPCFLENELPANGGKERERNAKGKN, encoded by the exons ATGGAGGATTCGCAAGGATTGTTGCCTGCAGGTTGGATTATTGAGATTAAAACACGGAAGAATGGTTCGCAAGCTGGAAAATGTTACAAG TGTTACATTGATCTATTAACTGGAAGGAAATTCTATTCCAAGGAAGCGGTCTCTCGCTATCTCAAAAGCAGAAAGCTTGACAGTGAGAAATCCGGACCAAGGAAACAGAGAAAGATCAACTGTGAGGCATCCAAATCAAAGAACAAGAGAAAGCTCGACAGTGAGACATACAAATCAAAGAACTTAAGAAAGCTTGGCAGTGAGACATCCAAACCAAAGAACAAAAGAAAGCTCAACAGTGAGACATCCAAaccaaagaaaaagagaaagctCAACGGTGAGACATCCAAaccaaagaaaaagagaaagctCGACGGTGAGACATCCGGACCAAAGAATAAAAAGACATACACTCCCTGTCCAGACAAT GTTGCATCTCAAAATGAAAGTTGGCCAGACTGCCTACCTCCAGGATGGACTAAAGAAATCAAATATAGAAACCGGATAGGAGCTGGATTTAGAAGAGACATG TATTACACAGATCCTGTTACTGGATTCATATTCCGCTCTAAAGTGGACGTCTTACGCTATCTTGAAACCGGAGAGCTTGGAAAGGATGCCAAACCGAAGAAACAAAGTATCAGCAACACACGGTCAATAGGCAACAAATTCTCT TCTCCTGTTGCAGCCAAACAAGAGAAGTCAGGAAGGCGTGTTGCAGCCAAACAAGAGAAGTCAGCAAGGCGATGCCTTTTTGATAGTGACAGATTGAATTCTGATGGAAAGACGACAGAGAAGATCGGCACATCACCTTTGGGAGTACAGGGTGAA AGCGGTCACTCAAAGAGAAGACAGAGTGAGCGGATTCAAGCTGCTCAGATCATGGAGAAAGAGTCACCAGAACTCGAAGACGGGAAGCAGCCATCTAAATCATTGGAGAATGGGTTGCCATTGGAATATGAAGACAATCATCAGCAGCAGCCAGAGACTAGGGTGCTGTCAAAACTGGAAGACAAGAAGCTTTTGAAGAATGCGGTGCCCATGGAATCGGAAGACAAGAAGCTTCAAACAAATGGTTGGACATTGGAATGCAAAGACAAGAAGCTTTCAGAAAATGTTGGGCCATCAGAATCTGAAGGCATGACGCTTCTGGAAGATGGGTTGCTGTTGAAGTCAGTAGACAAGAACCCATTATCCAAAGACAAGCTCCCTGAGAATGGTCCCCTGTTGAAATCAGCGGGCAAGAAGCTTTTAAAGAATGCAGCTCTGTTGAAATCGACAAAAAAGAAGCTAGGGAAAAGAGAGTTAATGAAATCCAAAAACAAGAAGCAAATGGATACTGGGCCACAAATGGAATCTGTAGACAAGAAGCAAAAAGATACTGGCCCACGAATGGAAGCCAAAGATGAGAAGCCACTGGATGACGGATTGGTGAACGCGAACGAGGTCCCACCTGAATCAGAAGAAAAGAAGCTGAAAAGAGAGTTAATGAAATCCAAAGACAAGAAGCAAATGGATACTGGGCTGCAAATGGAATCTGTAGACAAGAAGCAAAAAGATACTGGGCCACGAATGGAAGCCAAAGATGAGAAGCCACTGGATGACGGATTGGCGAACGCGAACAAGGTCCCACCTGAATCAGAAGAAAAAAAGCTGAAAAGAGAGTTAATGAAATCCAAAGACAAGAAGCAAATGGATACTGGGCCGCAAATGGAATCTGTAGACAAGAAGCAAAAAGATACTGGGCCACGAATGGAAGCCAAAGATGCGAAGCCACTGGATGTCGGATTGGCGAACGCAAACAAGGTCCCTCCTGAATCAGAAGAAAAGAAGCTGTTACAGAATGAGGTGGAAAAGCGTGAAGCAAAAAGCACCCGTGCTCATTCCCGCAAAGCCAAAGCTGGGAAAGTGTCCATCTTGCCTCAAAGAGCGTCGAAACGTCTGGCTGGGCTTGAAGCCAACCTGGTGGTCTTCCAAAACCCTGACCTGGCTTGTCGGCTGGCCACTAAACAGAAAGTGGGACCTGCACCCCCAGCTTCCGGAGCCACGGAAGCATGCCAAACAGGAAAGGTTGAAGCCGAGAAACCGACCGTAATTGAAGCAGAGAAACCAATCCCAGATGAAGCTGAGAAACCAGCTGATGGCAACGTGCCACAATCGCCTCTTGTTTTGCCATTTGGGGATTCATGGCCTGATCCTTGTCTCGAGTTCGCCTTCAAGACGCTTACGGGTGATATACCAATGGATACATTGGAGATAGAAGGCTACTTCCAGCAGCAGTTAGGTATGGCCCAGCCTCAGAGCCCAGGCTGCGACAGTCTCTTTGAACCTCAGGTTCTTCTTGGGCCCAGCAATGGCAGCTTACCTTGTTTTTTGGAGAATGAGCTGCCAGCAAATGgtgggaaggagagagaaaggaatGCCAAGGGAAAAAACTAA
- the LOC131226316 gene encoding methyl-CpG-binding domain-containing protein 13 isoform X1: MEDSQGLLPAGWIIEIKTRKNGSQAGKCYKCYIDLLTGRKFYSKEAVSRYLKSRKLDSEKSGPRKQRKINCEASKSKNKRKLDSETYKSKNLRKLGSETSKPKNKRKLNSETSKPKKKRKLNGETSKPKKKRKLDGETSGPKNKKTYTPCPDNVASQNESWPDCLPPGWTKEIKYRNRIGAGFRRDMYYTDPVTGFIFRSKVDVLRYLETGELGKDAKPKKQSISNTRSIGNKFSSPVAAKQEKSGRRVAAKQEKSARRCLFDSDRLNSDGKTTEKIGTSPLGVQDSTGCSKRRQSGHSKRRQSERIQAAQIMEKESPELEDGKQPSKSLENGLPLEYEDNHQQQPETRVLSKLEDKKLLKNAVPMESEDKKLQTNGWTLECKDKKLSENVGPSESEGMTLLEDGLLLKSVDKNPLSKDKLPENGPLLKSAGKKLLKNAALLKSTKKKLGKRELMKSKNKKQMDTGPQMESVDKKQKDTGPRMEAKDEKPLDDGLVNANEVPPESEEKKLKRELMKSKDKKQMDTGLQMESVDKKQKDTGPRMEAKDEKPLDDGLANANKVPPESEEKKLKRELMKSKDKKQMDTGPQMESVDKKQKDTGPRMEAKDAKPLDVGLANANKVPPESEEKKLLQNEVEKREAKSTRAHSRKAKAGKVSILPQRASKRLAGLEANLVVFQNPDLACRLATKQKVGPAPPASGATEACQTGKVEAEKPTVIEAEKPIPDEAEKPADGNVPQSPLVLPFGDSWPDPCLEFAFKTLTGDIPMDTLEIEGYFQQQLGMAQPQSPGCDSLFEPQVLLGPSNGSLPCFLENELPANGGKERERNAKGKN, translated from the exons ATGGAGGATTCGCAAGGATTGTTGCCTGCAGGTTGGATTATTGAGATTAAAACACGGAAGAATGGTTCGCAAGCTGGAAAATGTTACAAG TGTTACATTGATCTATTAACTGGAAGGAAATTCTATTCCAAGGAAGCGGTCTCTCGCTATCTCAAAAGCAGAAAGCTTGACAGTGAGAAATCCGGACCAAGGAAACAGAGAAAGATCAACTGTGAGGCATCCAAATCAAAGAACAAGAGAAAGCTCGACAGTGAGACATACAAATCAAAGAACTTAAGAAAGCTTGGCAGTGAGACATCCAAACCAAAGAACAAAAGAAAGCTCAACAGTGAGACATCCAAaccaaagaaaaagagaaagctCAACGGTGAGACATCCAAaccaaagaaaaagagaaagctCGACGGTGAGACATCCGGACCAAAGAATAAAAAGACATACACTCCCTGTCCAGACAAT GTTGCATCTCAAAATGAAAGTTGGCCAGACTGCCTACCTCCAGGATGGACTAAAGAAATCAAATATAGAAACCGGATAGGAGCTGGATTTAGAAGAGACATG TATTACACAGATCCTGTTACTGGATTCATATTCCGCTCTAAAGTGGACGTCTTACGCTATCTTGAAACCGGAGAGCTTGGAAAGGATGCCAAACCGAAGAAACAAAGTATCAGCAACACACGGTCAATAGGCAACAAATTCTCT TCTCCTGTTGCAGCCAAACAAGAGAAGTCAGGAAGGCGTGTTGCAGCCAAACAAGAGAAGTCAGCAAGGCGATGCCTTTTTGATAGTGACAGATTGAATTCTGATGGAAAGACGACAGAGAAGATCGGCACATCACCTTTGGGAGTACAGG ACTCCACTGGTTGCTCAAAGAGAAGACAGAGCGGTCACTCAAAGAGAAGACAGAGTGAGCGGATTCAAGCTGCTCAGATCATGGAGAAAGAGTCACCAGAACTCGAAGACGGGAAGCAGCCATCTAAATCATTGGAGAATGGGTTGCCATTGGAATATGAAGACAATCATCAGCAGCAGCCAGAGACTAGGGTGCTGTCAAAACTGGAAGACAAGAAGCTTTTGAAGAATGCGGTGCCCATGGAATCGGAAGACAAGAAGCTTCAAACAAATGGTTGGACATTGGAATGCAAAGACAAGAAGCTTTCAGAAAATGTTGGGCCATCAGAATCTGAAGGCATGACGCTTCTGGAAGATGGGTTGCTGTTGAAGTCAGTAGACAAGAACCCATTATCCAAAGACAAGCTCCCTGAGAATGGTCCCCTGTTGAAATCAGCGGGCAAGAAGCTTTTAAAGAATGCAGCTCTGTTGAAATCGACAAAAAAGAAGCTAGGGAAAAGAGAGTTAATGAAATCCAAAAACAAGAAGCAAATGGATACTGGGCCACAAATGGAATCTGTAGACAAGAAGCAAAAAGATACTGGCCCACGAATGGAAGCCAAAGATGAGAAGCCACTGGATGACGGATTGGTGAACGCGAACGAGGTCCCACCTGAATCAGAAGAAAAGAAGCTGAAAAGAGAGTTAATGAAATCCAAAGACAAGAAGCAAATGGATACTGGGCTGCAAATGGAATCTGTAGACAAGAAGCAAAAAGATACTGGGCCACGAATGGAAGCCAAAGATGAGAAGCCACTGGATGACGGATTGGCGAACGCGAACAAGGTCCCACCTGAATCAGAAGAAAAAAAGCTGAAAAGAGAGTTAATGAAATCCAAAGACAAGAAGCAAATGGATACTGGGCCGCAAATGGAATCTGTAGACAAGAAGCAAAAAGATACTGGGCCACGAATGGAAGCCAAAGATGCGAAGCCACTGGATGTCGGATTGGCGAACGCAAACAAGGTCCCTCCTGAATCAGAAGAAAAGAAGCTGTTACAGAATGAGGTGGAAAAGCGTGAAGCAAAAAGCACCCGTGCTCATTCCCGCAAAGCCAAAGCTGGGAAAGTGTCCATCTTGCCTCAAAGAGCGTCGAAACGTCTGGCTGGGCTTGAAGCCAACCTGGTGGTCTTCCAAAACCCTGACCTGGCTTGTCGGCTGGCCACTAAACAGAAAGTGGGACCTGCACCCCCAGCTTCCGGAGCCACGGAAGCATGCCAAACAGGAAAGGTTGAAGCCGAGAAACCGACCGTAATTGAAGCAGAGAAACCAATCCCAGATGAAGCTGAGAAACCAGCTGATGGCAACGTGCCACAATCGCCTCTTGTTTTGCCATTTGGGGATTCATGGCCTGATCCTTGTCTCGAGTTCGCCTTCAAGACGCTTACGGGTGATATACCAATGGATACATTGGAGATAGAAGGCTACTTCCAGCAGCAGTTAGGTATGGCCCAGCCTCAGAGCCCAGGCTGCGACAGTCTCTTTGAACCTCAGGTTCTTCTTGGGCCCAGCAATGGCAGCTTACCTTGTTTTTTGGAGAATGAGCTGCCAGCAAATGgtgggaaggagagagaaaggaatGCCAAGGGAAAAAACTAA
- the LOC131226316 gene encoding methyl-CpG-binding domain-containing protein 13 isoform X3: MEDSQGLLPAGWIIEIKTRKNGSQAGKCYKCYIDLLTGRKFYSKEAVSRYLKSRKLDSEKSGPRKQRKINCEASKSKNKRKLDSETYKSKNLRKLGSETSKPKNKRKLNSETSKPKKKRKLNGETSKPKKKRKLDGETSGPKNKKTYTPCPDNYYTDPVTGFIFRSKVDVLRYLETGELGKDAKPKKQSISNTRSIGNKFSSPVAAKQEKSGRRVAAKQEKSARRCLFDSDRLNSDGKTTEKIGTSPLGVQDSTGCSKRRQSGHSKRRQSERIQAAQIMEKESPELEDGKQPSKSLENGLPLEYEDNHQQQPETRVLSKLEDKKLLKNAVPMESEDKKLQTNGWTLECKDKKLSENVGPSESEGMTLLEDGLLLKSVDKNPLSKDKLPENGPLLKSAGKKLLKNAALLKSTKKKLGKRELMKSKNKKQMDTGPQMESVDKKQKDTGPRMEAKDEKPLDDGLVNANEVPPESEEKKLKRELMKSKDKKQMDTGLQMESVDKKQKDTGPRMEAKDEKPLDDGLANANKVPPESEEKKLKRELMKSKDKKQMDTGPQMESVDKKQKDTGPRMEAKDAKPLDVGLANANKVPPESEEKKLLQNEVEKREAKSTRAHSRKAKAGKVSILPQRASKRLAGLEANLVVFQNPDLACRLATKQKVGPAPPASGATEACQTGKVEAEKPTVIEAEKPIPDEAEKPADGNVPQSPLVLPFGDSWPDPCLEFAFKTLTGDIPMDTLEIEGYFQQQLGMAQPQSPGCDSLFEPQVLLGPSNGSLPCFLENELPANGGKERERNAKGKN, encoded by the exons ATGGAGGATTCGCAAGGATTGTTGCCTGCAGGTTGGATTATTGAGATTAAAACACGGAAGAATGGTTCGCAAGCTGGAAAATGTTACAAG TGTTACATTGATCTATTAACTGGAAGGAAATTCTATTCCAAGGAAGCGGTCTCTCGCTATCTCAAAAGCAGAAAGCTTGACAGTGAGAAATCCGGACCAAGGAAACAGAGAAAGATCAACTGTGAGGCATCCAAATCAAAGAACAAGAGAAAGCTCGACAGTGAGACATACAAATCAAAGAACTTAAGAAAGCTTGGCAGTGAGACATCCAAACCAAAGAACAAAAGAAAGCTCAACAGTGAGACATCCAAaccaaagaaaaagagaaagctCAACGGTGAGACATCCAAaccaaagaaaaagagaaagctCGACGGTGAGACATCCGGACCAAAGAATAAAAAGACATACACTCCCTGTCCAGACAAT TATTACACAGATCCTGTTACTGGATTCATATTCCGCTCTAAAGTGGACGTCTTACGCTATCTTGAAACCGGAGAGCTTGGAAAGGATGCCAAACCGAAGAAACAAAGTATCAGCAACACACGGTCAATAGGCAACAAATTCTCT TCTCCTGTTGCAGCCAAACAAGAGAAGTCAGGAAGGCGTGTTGCAGCCAAACAAGAGAAGTCAGCAAGGCGATGCCTTTTTGATAGTGACAGATTGAATTCTGATGGAAAGACGACAGAGAAGATCGGCACATCACCTTTGGGAGTACAGG ACTCCACTGGTTGCTCAAAGAGAAGACAGAGCGGTCACTCAAAGAGAAGACAGAGTGAGCGGATTCAAGCTGCTCAGATCATGGAGAAAGAGTCACCAGAACTCGAAGACGGGAAGCAGCCATCTAAATCATTGGAGAATGGGTTGCCATTGGAATATGAAGACAATCATCAGCAGCAGCCAGAGACTAGGGTGCTGTCAAAACTGGAAGACAAGAAGCTTTTGAAGAATGCGGTGCCCATGGAATCGGAAGACAAGAAGCTTCAAACAAATGGTTGGACATTGGAATGCAAAGACAAGAAGCTTTCAGAAAATGTTGGGCCATCAGAATCTGAAGGCATGACGCTTCTGGAAGATGGGTTGCTGTTGAAGTCAGTAGACAAGAACCCATTATCCAAAGACAAGCTCCCTGAGAATGGTCCCCTGTTGAAATCAGCGGGCAAGAAGCTTTTAAAGAATGCAGCTCTGTTGAAATCGACAAAAAAGAAGCTAGGGAAAAGAGAGTTAATGAAATCCAAAAACAAGAAGCAAATGGATACTGGGCCACAAATGGAATCTGTAGACAAGAAGCAAAAAGATACTGGCCCACGAATGGAAGCCAAAGATGAGAAGCCACTGGATGACGGATTGGTGAACGCGAACGAGGTCCCACCTGAATCAGAAGAAAAGAAGCTGAAAAGAGAGTTAATGAAATCCAAAGACAAGAAGCAAATGGATACTGGGCTGCAAATGGAATCTGTAGACAAGAAGCAAAAAGATACTGGGCCACGAATGGAAGCCAAAGATGAGAAGCCACTGGATGACGGATTGGCGAACGCGAACAAGGTCCCACCTGAATCAGAAGAAAAAAAGCTGAAAAGAGAGTTAATGAAATCCAAAGACAAGAAGCAAATGGATACTGGGCCGCAAATGGAATCTGTAGACAAGAAGCAAAAAGATACTGGGCCACGAATGGAAGCCAAAGATGCGAAGCCACTGGATGTCGGATTGGCGAACGCAAACAAGGTCCCTCCTGAATCAGAAGAAAAGAAGCTGTTACAGAATGAGGTGGAAAAGCGTGAAGCAAAAAGCACCCGTGCTCATTCCCGCAAAGCCAAAGCTGGGAAAGTGTCCATCTTGCCTCAAAGAGCGTCGAAACGTCTGGCTGGGCTTGAAGCCAACCTGGTGGTCTTCCAAAACCCTGACCTGGCTTGTCGGCTGGCCACTAAACAGAAAGTGGGACCTGCACCCCCAGCTTCCGGAGCCACGGAAGCATGCCAAACAGGAAAGGTTGAAGCCGAGAAACCGACCGTAATTGAAGCAGAGAAACCAATCCCAGATGAAGCTGAGAAACCAGCTGATGGCAACGTGCCACAATCGCCTCTTGTTTTGCCATTTGGGGATTCATGGCCTGATCCTTGTCTCGAGTTCGCCTTCAAGACGCTTACGGGTGATATACCAATGGATACATTGGAGATAGAAGGCTACTTCCAGCAGCAGTTAGGTATGGCCCAGCCTCAGAGCCCAGGCTGCGACAGTCTCTTTGAACCTCAGGTTCTTCTTGGGCCCAGCAATGGCAGCTTACCTTGTTTTTTGGAGAATGAGCTGCCAGCAAATGgtgggaaggagagagaaaggaatGCCAAGGGAAAAAACTAA